Within Chrysemys picta bellii isolate R12L10 unplaced genomic scaffold, ASM1138683v2 scaf1995, whole genome shotgun sequence, the genomic segment TGATGAGGTCATGTAGCACCCTCTGATGTCACCTAAGCCTACCCGTCTCCATGTATGGGGTGGTATAaccaaaacatctctattcatcaTGTCACGACACCTAGGAGGTCAGCAGGTTCTGGTTCTCTCTCTGGTGTCCGGATGTTCTAGCGCTTGATGTCCCGGGTGCTCCTAGTGCTAAGTACAGGAGCCTGTGATTCCAGCCTAGCGATGTTTGCTTTGCAGCCTCAGCTCCTTTCCTGCCAGTGGCTGTACTTTTCCACACACGCACAGTCTGACCGAGAGGCTGGCGGAGTTATGCTGCACCTGTGAGCAGTGCTTGCTTCTAGCCGCAACTCTTGCTCAGGCTGTAGGCCCCATACTGGGCcccttgtttcaggctctcttcctactacaccagTTAGGACCCTCATGAAGGTGCCAGATCTGCCCCAGTGCTCAGCATGGAGCAGTTACCATTGAGATCAATGATTCTGGGCTCTGAATTTAAGGCCCTGACTGgcagctgagcactttggaaaattggaCGACTTGCTGAAGTGCTGAACTAGTAGCTGGTGGGTGGATGCAGAACTGTTTGGAAAATCTGACCGTTAGTGTCTTTTGATGCAACACAAACACATTTGGTGATTCACGGAACTCAAGATAACGACACAGAGAAGTGACTCCTCCATCTTACTCccatttatttattcaaaataaagTCTCCACCTTTACATTCACtgagaaaaaaaaccttcctatCATCCTCCTAAAAGCctctttcacctccttgttcctcaggctgtagatcagggggttcagcatggggatcaACAGGGTATAAAACACAGAGATGATTTTGTCCTGGTCCATGGAGTACTTTGAACTGGGCCGCAAATACATAAAAATGACCGTTCCGTAGAAGATGGTGATGGTCgtcaggtgggaggtgcaggtggagaaggctttgcgcctgccctcCGTGGAGCTGATCCTTAGAATAGCAACCACAATGTACACATAGGAGATGACAATGGTCAGGAGAGTAGATGTTATAATTACAATAGAAAAGGTGAAGTGAACAGTGTCTGTGATGTGGGTGTCAGAGCAGGCCAGTTTCAGGATGGGgggcacatcacagaagaaatgattgatgatgtttGATCCACAGAAGGACAAACGGAATATAAATAGAGTCTGAACCGTTGCATTTACCCAGCTGGCTAGGTAtgaccccagcaccagcagcacgcAGAACCGCTTGGACATGATGACGGTGTACAGCAATGggctgcagatggctgtgaagCGATCATACGCCATGACCCCCAACAGGCAGCACTCACAGGACACAGCAATGCAGAAGAAGTAGAACTGCAGAGCGCACCCAGTGAATGTAATTGCTTTGctctccactgcaaaggccatcAGTGTCTGGGGAGCGATGACAGTGGAGTATTCGACATCTAAGAGGGCCAGgttactgaggaaaaagtacatgggggtgtgaagccgGGACTCAATCCTGACTAAAGTGACCATCCCGAGATTCCCCACCAGGATGAGCAGGTAGATCAAcagaaacaccacaaagagcATGACTCTCAGGGGCTGGTTGTCCGTGAATCCCAACAAGATGAACAGTGGTGTGATTCCCCTTCAACATTTATCCCAGATGTGCTGTTCCCCACAAGGGAGAAAGCGAGCATTACATGGAAAGAAGAGACAAATAAAGGCTGAGTATCAATTCCTTGGGGTCATTCTGATCATATACCATGTGGTTCTCTGGTGAGATCTAACAGAGGTTTAAGACTCTATTATGCGTTTTGAACTAACAGCCATGGGTCTCTTAGCACAGGCggtaggaaaaagaaagaactttctcccagcagagaGCTGGCCGGCCACGAAATGTCTGTACCAACTGTGGGCAGATTTGTGGTTCCGCGATTGgattcctgagtcatctcaggacccatatgtaaatccgtGATAGAGATCAGCCTCGAATCGAGGGATGGCCAATGAATGATCGGGCGGTAGAGGCTTATATTCTACTAgatagcaaaaagaatgaggagtacttgtggcaccttatagacgaacacatttatttgagctaaggtgccacaagtactccttgttctttttgctgatgcagactaacatggctacccctctgaaaccattctactaggtcaggggtcggcaacctttcagaagtggtgtgctgagtcttcatttattcactctaatttaagggtccgcgtgccagtaatacatgttaacgtttttaga encodes:
- the LOC135980149 gene encoding olfactory receptor 5AR1-like; this translates as GITPLFILLGFTDNQPLRVMLFVVFLLIYLLILVGNLGMVTLVRIESRLHTPMYFFLSNLALLDVEYSTVIAPQTLMAFAVESKAITFTGCALQFYFFCIAVSCECCLLGVMAYDRFTAICSPLLYTVIMSKRFCVLLVLGSYLASWVNATVQTLFIFRLSFCGSNIINHFFCDVPPILKLACSDTHITDTVHFTFSIVIITSTLLTIVISYVYIVVAILRISSTEGRRKAFSTCTSHLTTITIFYGTVIFMYLRPSSKYSMDQDKIISVFYTLLIPMLNPLIYSLRNKEVKEAFRRMIG